In a single window of the Dreissena polymorpha isolate Duluth1 chromosome 3, UMN_Dpol_1.0, whole genome shotgun sequence genome:
- the LOC127874318 gene encoding phospholipid phosphatase 1-like yields MLWNYCKMEKCPDNRRVSRRRLTLALIVDVILFLIVGIPVLYLFLQGQPFIQGFLCDEPSISLPYRPDTISTPVLIFAGVGTSIFCVVIVEVLNAINRKYIRECPTREDFWFIAKGYSVMVVGFVVQELFVEFVKRQLGFLRPNFMDVCRPQFNRSLCPAYITEYTCSGSDHDADEIRDSRQSFPSGHSAFSMYIAVFYCFYIQRRLHVSFSRILKFFLQAALVFTASICGLSRIRDHKHHASDVIVGFTVGAAVAVFVYKLLAENLLSTSLEDDVSKSSMSTSTVSHDLCCTCATPVSSNVESHTPAPLLQNGYFNDVPNTLDEGRHTSLKLKKSSPVCHPLSTPVTLSSQQELV; encoded by the exons TGGGAATCCCGGTTCTTTACTTGTTCCTTCAGGGCCAGCCTTTTATCCAAGGCTTCCTTTGTGATGAGCCTTCCATCTCCCTCCCTTACCGTCCCGACACCATAAGTACACCTGTACTTATCTTCGCCGGCGTCGGGACTTCTATCTTCTGT gtcgtTATCGTGGAGGTTTTAAACGCCATCAACAGGAAGTATATACGCGAATGTCCCACGCGCGAAGATTTCTGGTTCATTGCTAAGGGCTACTCGGTGATGGTCGTCGGGTTCGTGGTTCAAGAGCTGTTTGTCGAATTCGTGAAAAGACAACTTGGATTCTTGAGACCCAACTTCATGGACGTGTGCCGTCCGCAGTTCAACAGATCACTATGCCCCGC CTACATTACCGAGTACACGTGCAGCGGAAGCGATCACGACGCCGACGAGATTCGTGACAGCCGACAGTCATTTCCATCCGGGCACTCAGCCTTCTCCATGTACATCGCAGTTTTCTACTGC TTTTACATACAGAGACGGCTCCACGTCAGTTTCTCACGAATTCTGAAGTTCTTCCTGCAAGCTGCTCTCGTCTTCACTGCATCCATATGCGGCTTGAGTCGTATCAGGGACCACAAACACCATGCCTCTGACGTCATCGTCGGATTTACCGTCGGGGCAGCAGTTGCCGTCTTTGTg TATAAGCTTTTGGCGGAAAACCTGCTCTCGACATCTTTAGAGGATGACGTCAGCAAATCATCCATGTCAACATCGACAGTGTCACATGACTTATGTTGCACATGCGCAACGCCAGTATCTTCAAACGTCGAATCGCATACGCCTGCCCCATTACTCCAAAACGGGTACTTTAATGACGTCCCAAACACACTCGACGAAGGCAGGCATACGTCGTTAAAACTTAAAAAGAGTTCTCCCGTTTGTCACCCTTTGTCAACACCAGTAACATTATCATCCCAACAAGAACTGGTTTGA